CATATCAAAAAAGACAAGAAAGTTATCGAAAATCAGGTAAGAACTTTAACAAAATGAGAGTCGAAGGAGTGAatctctttgaaaaagaaattgTAGAAAAAACGCAAAATGTATGCTTGAAAAAGACGATGGACCCTTATAAGGGTAGTTTTGATGGCAGACATTAAATGCGATATGATAAATATCGCAGCAGCCGTTAAAGGGACCAGCACGTGAGGCGATGTGAGTAACAAAGAGCCAATCACAAGGGGCCACGTGTCCCGGGTTTCGATAAAAGATGTCCTCTTTGAATATGAAGAAACGAAGACTAGCgggggacctctgatgttacATAACATCTGCCCAAAGAAAACTATAAGCTGTCACCACAAAGCAGAGACCACGTGGCAGGGAACTGACAAGTGGAAGATGGTGTCCCACTATGGAAAAGGAGACCCAGACACTTTAAATACTTGGGTTGtcgtcaagactcgccctccctTGATGGGCCGAGTTTTGGCACAAGATTACCGTTATTAGATATTTTCCTGCTTCGCCTATAATCACGATATCATAAACTCATTAGCTGACGATATCTTTTATCGTGCAGTCGTCCACATCATTACCGAATTTCCatgaaatactatatttatctccatttttttacagtataaaagagaCATGATAACAGAGGCAAAAGTACGCTATTATCTAACACAAaactataaataatttattacaatCTCTCCTTGTTACGatattgacttgagcgtcagagtgacTGTCGTAGGcgtccaccaccacctcacatttttCTCCTTGCAGGTTTTAGCCAATCGCAGCTCAATTCCACCCTGGCCATATTATCAATCTAATTTCAACTACATCAAtaagattatatatattaataaaatataatttaataaaattaaaaataaattaaattaaaataatggtcactattttaaaaaataacgtACTTTTTTAATACtacatgattttaaataaaattatatagttttgctataaataaatttataatcttTCACAGGAATAATAAAATCTGATTTAGTTggagtttattttttataaaaatattgcaataaagtttttaaaaactctaatgaatttttttttcttcttttaaaaatttaaaaattataataaaaatactatattatattttattatttaatatcttaatatattttaaatgaaaatattatatgatattataaatatttaatattattataaaatttaaatgtgagATTTATTAGTTTGATATAAATAGTATTATTATCatgttaaaagaatttaattattttatattagtattatgttataaatatttaattatttcatttaaattttaattttattataaaaaatagaactatttcaaaattaaaattaaaattaaaattaaaattaaaattaaaattaaaattaaattgaaatcgaaaataaataaaattatactaaaatcatattaaaatttaattttaattttaaaaaattgaagaaaatgagtttttgattcCTGCTCCGATTCCGTATTAGAATCGGAAACGGACGTTCCTAGCATTGAGTTTATATTTGAAAGTTAAAAGTTTTataaagatttaatttaattgttttatttttaataactttttgatttaaaatttaaaaacattactttttttaattcaaaaatttttatttaaaaaatattaaatactcACATGAGttgctaaaaattaatttaatttaaaaaaaatgattaattacaaataaaaggataatttttttatattataaacaaataaaaaatcccATTTCAAAATACGAGCACATTATCCAATTCAATTGGGCCCTGAAGCAGCAGAACGAAAGCAGTAGAGAAATACACGTGGCTAAGATCGTAATCCTCTTCGGCGAGTAACGTGGCAATGTTCTTGTCCATATTTCTTTTCGTTCTCGCCTGTCCTCTTTCAGTTATTGCTTCCTTTCCTTCTCTCCCTTCCTCTCTCTGCCTGAAACCACCAACTATGGCATGCAGGCTCCCAACGCAGATAGCAACTCCTGGAAAGTTCCACCATAATTACCGTGGCCACCGACACAGCCAAATCGCCGTCTCTTCCAACAACACCTTACTTTCATGGCGGCGTAATTTGTCACCGCAGCCTCTCATCTCGCCTTCCGCTTCATTTATTTCTACAGGTACTTGATTACTTTCTCACTATGTGTGTCCTCTTCAATATTGtgatagtaatttatttttgagaGTTGactcttttttatttgttttagttTTGAAAGGGAAACGTGATGTGCGGCCAACGGTGACGTGCAATGCGAGTGCTGCGGAGGCAGTGGGTGCTGTGAATTTGGCACCGGGAACTCCAGTAAGGCCGACGAGCATATTGGTTGTAGGAGCCACTGGAACTCTAGGCAGGCAAATTGTGCGGCGGGCACTGGATGAAGGCTACGAAGTACGATGCCTTGTTAGGCCTCGTCCTGCTCCAGCTGACTTCCTTCGCGATTGGGGCGCCACTGTTGTCAATGTTTGTcgtttcttctctttctctctaatTATCTTAAGCAGTAACAATCTCTTTTCTTATTGTATCCATATATTGGATGTGTATATAATGAGCAGGCAGACCTTAGCAAACCCGAGAGTATACCAGCAACACTGGTGGGCGTTCATACAGTCATTGACTGTGCCACAGGGCGTCCTGAAGAACCCATCAAAACGGTTGGCTCGCCTCAAGAATTTATGAAATTATTACTTTTATTCATCTTTTGTTGGCGTTGTTTAATTCGGATCTTCTGTTTAGGTAGACTGGGAAGGAAAAGTTGCTCTAATACAGTGCGCAAAAGCAATGGGAATCCAGAAATTTGTGTTCTTTTCTATCCATAACTGTGACAAGCATCCTGAAGTTCCACTAATGGAGATCAAATATTGTACCGAGAAGTTCCTTCAGGACTCTGGCCTTAATCACGTCGTAATCCGGTTATGCGGTTTCATGCAAGTAAATGTTTCCCAGAATTAATTCTCttgtttttatgaatttttctttttattgttgttattattattattttatgaagcAGACAATTTTCTCTGTTAGAATTGTGATCTAAAACTAGGATAGAGGACACTCACATTTTCCACTTGTAAATACAAGAGCAAAGTGTTGTAGAACTTACCCCATCTCTCCTTACTTCCTGGCTATGTCTACCATTTACgaattttattgtttttcatTCATTAGGAAGTGAGAGGGGAAACAAAGTTTAGAGTCAGTTAACCTAATATATCTAAGGTAATATCAGACATGGTGATCGGTATATCAAAAATCAAATGGTGAATGGTAATATCGAAAATCAAACAAATGAGCCAGGGCTTTAAATCTGACTGTCAGGCATGACATCTCACCAAGTCATTAGTTAGTCCATCTCTCTGTTCCTTTTATTGATTAGTCCCCACCCTGAATCCCCATTTACGTCCTTCCCGGTATGAAAACTTAACTAGCAAATTGTTGATGTAGGCTTCTAAACTTTATGATACTTAATAAGAGACCTAGAGATTTTTGGATGGTCTTGCATGTTTaccaaaattttattatttgtgcaTAAAAGTTTACATGTATGAACGTTCAAGCAAGGGCATTCATGTTCTCTGAAATGGATCTTGGCCAGGAACATGATACATAAAGCAATTAGTCTTTCATCTATGGATGTTCACAGATGGGTCTTTCTAATTATGCATAGTCTTGCTGTTTGCCTTCACATTATCTCTTTTGATGTTATACATCCAATTGTTGAGTCCAAATGCTTGTTGCTAATTTATCAGGGCCTTATTGGGCAATATGCAGTACCTATACTAGAAGAGAAATCTGTTTGGGGAACCGATGCCCCCACAAGAATTGCTTACATGGATACCCAGGTTCTATTTATGTGATTTCTTCTGTAATTATTTCTTTGGTGGCAGCTAaatcttattattttatttttccccTAATTAATCACATTTTTGCATTTCATATTCAGGATATAGCTCGGTTGACATTCATAGCAGTACGCAATGAGAAAATCAATGGGAAGCTTCTCACTTTTGCTGGTCCTCGAGCATGGACAACCCAAGAGGTAAACTTGTGAAGAAAAGCATTGTTAAAATGGATTTCAATACTGTTCTGCTAGATTTATATTACTCCCTGCTTTCCCTATCATTTGCTTTGTTGTCAATTGGGAACCTGTTGCCAGAGCAGACAATTCAATGTGGTTAGTTGGCTCTTCTGATCTCCATGTTCTCATTTGTTCTAAAAGAATGTGAAAATATCATTTTCGCTGAACCAAGGGAAGTAATAATTTCCATTTCTTCTGTGCTAACCCTTCAGTCTCGGTGTAGGTGATTACATTGTGTGAAAGACTGGCAGGGCAGGATGCGAATGTTACTACTGTTCCAGTTTCAATTTTAAGATTCACCCGTCAACTGACACGGTTTTTCGAGTGGACAAATGATGTCGCTGATAGACTGGCATTTTCAGAGGTAATAAATTATCTTGCTTCTGTGAACTATAAGCCATGTTGCATTAAGCAAGATGGCTATCCGCTGCATCATTTGCTTTTAAGCACGCTGGTATTATTCAAATGCTATAAGAATTTCTCCGAACAGTTTTTCAAATGAACGATTGTTCTTTATGGATGTTTGAACTTTGAAGGGAATGACTGAACTGTCTGCCTTCTGCTTTGACATGATATCTGTTGGAACAATATGCTGCtgcaaattaataaatattctgTTAATTCAGAAACATTGAATGAAAACCATCAGAAAACAGATAAAGTGGGATTAATCAGAAGTTTTAGTAAAATATGGTTTGAAGCAAGCCATTGTGGTCTCTGTAGATATATTGAATCCTAGGATAAATCTGAATTAGTATCCCCCAGTTCTCAAATAAGTCCAACTAATAAAACATAATACCACTCTAGCTGATGATGTGAAGAAAATATATTAGCTTATCAAATTCTAATGAACTGAAAGAATTTGAGTTGAAAGAGATAATAATGTGGTGAGATATGCCAAATATATCTCTATTGATTTTCTATTTGTAGGCTTCAATTTCCTATTAATAATATGTTAGCGTTGTCCAAATGGTTATTAACATGTATAGATCTAGTTGTATGACAACAGTCTCTTTGGATTAATTTATAACAGCAAAGGCACCGACAGTTTGCCAccattcaaattatttatatgatGAATAACTTTGAGTTTGAAAGCTAAGAATAATAGCCTGAGATGTGatgttaaattaatattaaatttctcTGTCCATAAAATATCTGACAATCTTCCATAtgacttatattttttaaaaatatctccatgtagtttaaaattttttcccaTAGTAGATAACAACGTGagcataataatataatatggtACAATTTAATGGGTGTTCTTGAATCTATCTGTTACCGTCTTGAGCCTAGGATCTAGTTTGGGGGTGATGGACATGACAATCAATTTGAGATTCAATCTGAATGTTTTGTTAACTTCTGCCTTGTCTACCTATTTTGAAATGATGGAGTTGAGAGCTCATTTGAGAGAGCTCTACAATCTCTTATGGAAATAAATTGCTTTGAATAAGTTCATGCTTCCATTTTACAAACCTTACTGTTGAGTACAATCAAGAATAGAAAACAACTACCACAAAAGAAACTTCCACGTTTCAAGCCATAAAAAGAACAAGGAGCTAACAATGAATGTCAATCTGCTGCTGTAACATTTGCTTGTTTTGTTTGACTAAGAGAAATTTGTACAACTGCCAACTGGAGTAACTCTCTTTGAACTTGAATGACCAGCTGGTCGGTGGTCCTTCACATTAGACTGGGTGTGAGTTTGCATATAAATATTCCATGGTTTCTGTCTTGAATATTGCCATTGTAACTAGACCTAAACTTTGCATAAGATGTTATGGCAAGCATTCTGTTTAAGGGAGTCGCATAAATACCTGCAGTAGTAACCTCACCATCGTACTCTCTTAGGGGTATCTTTCCAAAAAAGATTTGTTTGTAGCACCACATGAATGAGCTGCCATAATCCCATTTAATTTATTAGGAGTTGATTTCTTTCTACTCATCATACTCAAGAAAGCATTCATAGGAAAGGAACCTATTGTTCATTTGAGAGTGTAATAATCTCATTTTGAGGATTATCCTTAGCTTTGATGAATTGacattattttacttttagcTTTTCTTTGTACATTGCCATATTTACCCATgtccataatatatatattatttatgaactaaaattttatattcttttcACTCACATTCAATTACTTTATTATTGAAGTTGCACTAATTCCCCCCTCCCCCCGGCATTTGCAGGTTCTAACGAGTGATATTGTGTTCTCTGCTCCTATGGCTGAAACATATACACTCCTTGGCGTGGACGCAAAAGATGTAGTAACACTTGAGAAATATTTGCAGGATTACTTCACCAACATACTAAAGAAATTGAAAGATATCAAAGCTCAATCAAAGCAAACAGATTTTTACATCTGAAAGAAAGACGTTATGCAATTGTAAATGGAACTATGTAAGGTATCACAATTTTCTCACTTAAAACCTACAGCATTCTTTTTTCTTACTTTCCCCTTGAATTTGTTTCTTGAGAAATGTATTTAAGAATAGATCACATAATCTGTTATTACAAACAATTAAACCTTCGGCTGCATGATCAGAGAATTTGCTTACAGACATTGGGAAGAAGTTGGCAGACCTCTCAATTTTTATTGCGGTCGATGTGGGATTGCAAAAAACTAATGCAACAAATACTTGGCTCTCCTGCACTTCAGACCTTAGCTTGATTCTCTTCCCTTCTCTTCTGTAACGCAAACATGAGATCTTTGAACTTGACCGACCTGGAATTTGCACCTTGGCATCTAACTTACTGAAAACAGGTTGGTTTTAGTAAAGCTTCAGATAGCCAGCAAGTTGAGATTCTCTTGTGATTAAGTGCTATCAGAACACAAGTCTTGAATGAAAGATGATCTGACTTCAATTATATATAGAATATACAATTTCGGATCACACTCATTTTCTAACTTATAGAGTCATATTTAGAATACACAATTCAGATTAATAGAGATGGATATgactcaaaaaattaaaattaacagagtttatttaaattgataGAGTTTACTTTGAATATGTGCTAATTGAACATGCCTGCtaaaattctttttaaattcaataatttttttcccaattaagtgaaaattttttatggttttgtttatttttttttatcatataaataataatttttctaatataataatttaaggagataagttttaatgttttctGAAAGTAGTCTGCAAAAGTCGATTGACTTGGAGAGTGGAGACTGCCCTATTTTGAGTGAAAATAGGAAGAGTGattatatgtaacgacccggaaaccgataccctaggatccagatcggcttaaggctgtcgggacctgtagcaagtcaaacatacatcctattatctggttaaatctcatacataacatattaatatacatgcataaaattatgtccactaggataggatgtggagttaTGTCCTGTATGATGATGATTGGAACAATTGTTACTCACTTTCACCGGTCTATTCCCTTAAAGtaggaggtcaagggttcgagtagtggggaaGCGATTTAATTTCCAAAGGAAAATTTGAGCCAAATctacttggggaaggatgcgatgcgagaactCAAAGGGACAAATTCTGCcaagaacccgtgagggtgaatagATGTTAAAAGCTACGCCAGTGAAAAGTTCAAGGTGGCATGAGGCTAGGCGTGGGATAGCCCTGAGCCGTGTTCAAGGTGGCATGAGGCTAGGCGTGGGATAGCCCTgagccgtgaacggtaacagtgccggtaaAAGGGCCGGGCTATTACATTATAACAGccgcatttttttttaatcaatccgtaatttacaaaaaattttaatttaaattaaacaagGAAAAGCCAACAAAATCATGACTAactaatactttttaaaataaaaaaaaaaaaattaactttactAAAATAACGTGAcaaattaatgtttttttttatttatatatattttttaaagcgTGCATAGAACTCATTATAAAGGGGTGTAATATCTATCCTAAAGGACTAAGACCAAAAAATTAAAGAACCAaatcagaagaaaaaaaaaattcaaaccacataaaataaaaacaaacagaACCAATCCAATCAAGCCCCAAACACGAAGGGCCACACCACAACGACCATTCACCGATTCCACCAATACAGCAATCGCCTTCATAGACGCAGAGAGAGACCACAAGCATCAATAGAAACAACAAAGGAAGGCCCTTGGAAACAAATCGAAACAACATGCAATCATAGAAAGACCCTCAAAATAGCATCATTGCTTCTACCAAAACCCAGAAAAAGGCTAGCCGAAAGCAAGGTAAGCGGCAAAGTTTAGCCAAGAAAAAGGCTAGCCGAAAAAAAAGTTAACGGAAATATTACTTTTGAACACATTAATGCGGTCTTAAATTACGGACATACTCttccaaaataataatttttaatttaaaataaggaagttttactatttaatttatgaatattattattattcaaaagttaattttttattttttaaaatttattaaaatatttttattttttttatatcaataaaatagtcattccggCCTATATTTTTAACCGcgagaagaaagagaaaataatttaattttttgctatatttttaacaagGAGGAAGgagtaatttaatattttactgTATTTTTAACcgtaaaaatacataaaaagattattttatgaaaataatttaattttttattatattttgaactataaaaatagagaaaaaaattattttattgataacaaaaaaataaagaagtgttataaattttttaaaattaagagtttaatttgttaataataataatatttaaaaattaaataataaattttttttaaaatgatgaaGTTTAAATAAACATTAAATCAGAGTAGGTCCCATAAATAAAATAAGCATTTATAGTAAGAAAAACAACGATATTACAAGGTAAATTTGTAGAATTTAAAATGTGATTTTTCATCATTCCAATAGCAACACCTACAAGCCTATAGAACGGGCGAAGAAGGCATATGTATTGACTTTCCGTGGCTGAATTTTGACAACTACAAGAAacgagacagagagagagagagcctaACACTCCTCTTTACAATTTGGTTGTTTATTACAGTCTCTCTCTTCCGTACATCACATGCAGCACACAACCAAACAGAGCCTACCTTCAAATTCCGACCAAGCTCTGTTCCTAAGCACGTAAAATGTAACACTCCTCTTTACAATTGGTTTGTTTATTACAGTCTCTCCCTTCCGTACATCACATGCAGCATACAACCAAACGGAGCCTACCTTCAAATTCGGACCAAGCTCTGTTCCTGAGCACGTAGAATGTACGAGTTTCTTGAGATTATTAACCaaataaatataagaaaaaattattatttagttggtataaaaaatttataaattaaatatttaattttaaaaaatatattaaaatatttttaatactttaaaaattttattaattaatttttttattaattttaataattaaatattataaaaaaattaaaatatttttgatatgacgagattaattaataatttttttttaaatttaaaagatcggttaataaattttttaaaattataaacattaaatagtaaaatatttatcgataaaattaataaaaaaattaatatgttaaaaatgttttaatatattcttttaaaattaaaaaataattaattaatttttcgataagagtaaataatatttttttaaaatataaagaatggattaagtgataaaaaaaattatctagtgattttatatatttttctaaatcaGAGTCTAACATTAGCTTTATAACAAAAAGGACTTTGTGATTACCATTAgcaaaaatgatatttttatattaaaatcattttaatcacgtcatattaaatatttaattaaaaataaaaaattataaaaatattttatactttcaggttatttttttttcaaatcagaGCTGAAATTGATTTTATGAATAAAGGAATCtggtaatttttatatttacaaacattttattaatccattaaattttgatgataagctattaaatatttagagtacatttgttttaaaaaaatatttttattttgtgaatttaaaaaaaataattaataaaaaatatttttttatcaaataaaaaattaaattattttaaaaaattatttttataatatttttagtaatGAAGAATCACTCGCTGCCTGACGGAGTTCGATCACTCCTTTGAGGCGGAGCTCAACCACAAGCAGAATAAACTCCAGTCCAAAAAGTTTCTGACTAGACAGCTGGATAAGTAATCGACGCATACACGCAGGGCGACGCAGTTCACATGTCTCTATTTGGTATTTAAGTATGTAAAGTgcaatacattttaaaattcttattttattgaaaaatatttttcacaaaaaatattttttataaaaaatattttttaaatacaaattattttttaaaaaataaatgaagttttaatttaaagtaatatttaaatatgaatatgagttcagtttgaaaaattaaaaaatatatataagtttAATTCAAGTCACCTCTAAATTTACTCCAATGCGTGAGCTACTCATACTCAAGCTTTTTTAGAGTTGCGAACACCATGTCCTAACGAATTGAATACTCTTTTAAATGTgcaccttctttttttttttaaatggggattgaaaatttggagaataaaatctaaaatctctcagatttattcagatacacttaCCATCAGACTAAACCTATAAGTACGTGCACTTTCTATAAACTTAAACTTagacttttaattaaaaatttataaaaccataaataatttttttaatttttttgatacataaaaaatatttaatagtattATATAGAAAAATCTTTATTTACTAATGgtgtataataaaaaaaataattaacttaaCCTTAAACCTTAAAATGAAAATGTGCGCAAtcacataattatttttttaattgattttaatgttttaataacTCTAATCTTAAGGATATCGCTTGATTTATTTGTAATGTGTGACTTTTTTTGgctaaatttaatagttttaaattagattttaatttattttaacggataaattattaattttagtttagtttGATAG
This sequence is a window from Manihot esculenta cultivar AM560-2 chromosome 4, M.esculenta_v8, whole genome shotgun sequence. Protein-coding genes within it:
- the LOC110614201 gene encoding protein HIGH CHLOROPHYLL FLUORESCENCE PHENOTYPE 244, chloroplastic, whose protein sequence is MACRLPTQIATPGKFHHNYRGHRHSQIAVSSNNTLLSWRRNLSPQPLISPSASFISTVLKGKRDVRPTVTCNASAAEAVGAVNLAPGTPVRPTSILVVGATGTLGRQIVRRALDEGYEVRCLVRPRPAPADFLRDWGATVVNADLSKPESIPATLVGVHTVIDCATGRPEEPIKTVDWEGKVALIQCAKAMGIQKFVFFSIHNCDKHPEVPLMEIKYCTEKFLQDSGLNHVVIRLCGFMQGLIGQYAVPILEEKSVWGTDAPTRIAYMDTQDIARLTFIAVRNEKINGKLLTFAGPRAWTTQEVITLCERLAGQDANVTTVPVSILRFTRQLTRFFEWTNDVADRLAFSEVLTSDIVFSAPMAETYTLLGVDAKDVVTLEKYLQDYFTNILKKLKDIKAQSKQTDFYI